The segment TATCTACCACTTCAACGACCACTGCTTGCACGGCCCCGCCATTTTCTATTGGCTTGCTATCTTGGCTTTGTTGATGCCGATCCTCATCGATCTGTCGCTTCAGGTTGTCCAGCAACACTTCAGCAGCGAACATAGAAACCTTCTTCATGAATTCCTCTTTATTGGGGCCCTTatcttttttgctctttttctcaGCTTTTTCAGCTGAAGCCTGTTTGATAATGACCTGATCCTTCTGAAGGATATTGTTGATAGGTGTATTGACAGAGGCGGCAATGCTGCCAGATGCCAGTTGACTACCAGATTGAGATTGATGATTGTTTGCATTTCCTCGACCTAGCGTACTTTGCTGATTAGACATTCCAGGGCTTAGATTTCTGGGAGCATTTTGCTGACTTGTAGAGTTTGAATTACCTAGACCTCCAGCAGCGCTATTGGCCCCCAGGTTTGAAACTCCCAGAGTGTTTGTTCCATAGCTATTGCCCAACGGCAAAGATGACTGATTGTACGAGATACCATTGTTGCTGCTGGCGTTTGCCCCAAAGGCACTATTGCCAGTAGCTGCAGCTCGTTGTTCGCTCAAAAGTGTACGAGTGGTCAATGGCGACGGGAAGTCACCTAGCTGCGACGAACTATACGCGGACTTGCTGGATTGCATTGACGGCGTTTGCGAAATCGGCAACTGCGTCTTCAGGTTCATGTTTTGCGTCTTGAACAGCAAGCTGTTTGGCGTGGGACGCATCTGCAAATCTTCAACCGTATTCTGAGGGGTCATCAGATTGCGCTTGAACCGAGGCGCTAGGTCCTTGTTGCTGTTCATTATGCCATCCCGGTTGTTCTGGTAGGACGAATTGTGCGAGTTCGGTCCACCACTGTTCTGGTGGTGGTGGTTCTGTCCACCGCCATCCCTGCCATCCCGGTTGCCGTGGTGATTATTGTGCTTATTGTAACGCATGTTGTTGTTTCCAGCGTTGCCATGATAGTTGCTGTGCTGATTTTGACCTCCGCCGCCGCGATTGTTGTGCATGCGATAATTACCaccgccgccaccaccaccgTTACCGTTGTCGCGGTGATCACGGTTGCTGTAACCGTTCTGTGAAGATGAATACCTACGCGACACACACAAAGAATTGCATTTGAGTCGaatacaatttaaaattttgtcttAATTGCTAGCAGAATGTAAGTTCTCAACAGGGTTCAATGTTTCTCAATTTTCGCAAATTCTAGaagtttttttgaaattattttttacagaAAACCTTTTCCAAAAACCGAACTTTCCTAAAGGAAAGGTTGTAACGGCTTTTCCTAacacggtttactttcaggacatcagatTGGGTTGGACTTAAATGAAGTATATTATCACCGACCTCAAGGTTTTGATATAATTAAAATCACACTAATCAAGTTACAAGTAAAGCCCAACATCTGATTAACTTTAAATATAAGAATACAAGAATCCCAAAATCCTAGGCATCCAAGAACTCAAAGATCTAGGAATTCAAAAATCCATTAATTCCACAATCCACAAACCGAAAATCCCAACAATTATAGAACCCAAGTGTCCAAAGATTCAAGATATCAAAAATCCAGGAATCCAAGAGTTCAAAAATCCAGCAATTTGAAAAACCAGAaaaccaaaaatttaaaaaaaaatgtgcgAATCCAAGAAACCAAAAATCCTAGAATTTGTAAATTCAAGAATCCATTGTTCCAAGAAACCAAGTATTCAAACATCGTGAAATCCAAGTATCTCAAAATACATGAATTCATACAGGAACATAAGATTCCAATGACCATAGAATCCACACAAATTCAAGCActttaaaatctaaaaaacaAAGAATTCTAGAATTGAAAGTAATTTAGGAATCCAATAATTCAAGAATCCAATAACACCAACATACGGGAATTGAAAAAATCCAgatattcaagtcaaaaaatCCAGGCATCAaatattaaaattgaaaaaacttcatcGTCGACGGTTCGATTGAAAGAGAATGGCATTCTTCAACTAGCCAAAAAATAAGATTCTTCGGAATACAGAATGAGGGTGCAAGATTTGCTGGTAAAAATATCCCAATTATTACCATTTTACCACTATTGCTAACAGTCAATACTCACGTTGGTGGTATCAATGATGACGGGCTGGAGGCGCTCAGCAGGTTGAAGCTGTCGTTGAAGTTGAGTGGATTCAACGAGAACTTACTAATCCAGTCCCGCTGATCACCGCGCTCCTGGTTGCGATAGTCGCGACCGCGCATGCCGAACGGCGGTCGCAACACCAGGTCGTCCTCGTTAGTGAGCTCCTGAATCGGAGCCGGTCCTTCCACGCGTGCCACCTTTCTCGGTGTCCAGTTGTTCTTGCGCAGCTCAATCAGATCGCGCAACAGAAACCGGATACGCGGCGGAAATTTGCTCGACAGGGAATACTGTTCCATCCGGTCGAAGTACTGATCCATCAGCTGTTTTCCCAGCTCTGTATCCAGATTCTTTCCGCACGTCTTGATGAGCTGTGCCAGGCATTCCATGTCTTCGCAGTTTTTCTCCGTCGTCGCGCCCGACTTATTGGTAAAGAGCGAGCGCAACATCTTGTGCAGATGTGGCTCGCCGAGCATGTCGAGCTTATACAATTCACCGATGAACTTAACGTTACCCAGTATCTTCTGTTTGGCcacatttttcttttcctccaaATCATCGGTTAGTGCAAGTTCtgagttgatgatcttctcacTATACTGGACACGGTTTTCGAACTTATCGCGACAAACGTTTAATAAAATCTGAAGAAAGGTATTGGACTTGGTTTTGTCGATATCAATTTCTAGTTCTTTTTCGATTCTTTTGCACAGCTGTGCATACATAGACGAGTACTTGGGTTCATCTAAAGCTTTATCGAATATTAACAGAATAACACCGTTCAGAATCTTAGACGAGTTCAGGTCAAGCTTCAACAAGTCATCACTGAGCTTTTGGAATTTCTCTGGAGTTAATTTATTCAGAATACCGCGTACCTAAACAGGAGCAAACAGAAGCACATTTGAATAACAATAGTAACGGAAAAGTTCAGTTCACAAAAACCTACTTTTCGAAAAATCGAATCAATTCTGGCCTCTTCGGTGAGTCCATGGTGCGGCCTCAGTGATGGAGGGACCCAGCGTCGGCTAGCGGGGGGGATTTGATTTTCCCTCCCCGTGGCACGAGACTCTGTCCCCGTTTGCCTGGGGTCTTCCGTCTTGGAGGTTAGCAACGGACCACTAGTAGGATACGCACTCCGCAACCCAACTGACGACGGAACCgctatcttttctatttttccggGAATGGTGAAAGAAGAAACGGTTACCAGTGGTTGTGGAGGGTAGTATTGCTGCTGCTGGGCTGCCTTCAGGGGCTGCTTCCGAGCCGGTTCGAACGAGTGATACGTTGAACGATGAATCCTAGCGGCTTTGCTGGGGGACTGTGCCCGCCTGTCAAGTGGGATGTCCTGTACCAACACTAGACGGTCGCTTACGCTGGAAGAGAGTGGCGCTTGGTGCACGTACGGTTCTGGTGAAGCCACGTGCACTGATCTACTGTCCGTTAAATTGGAATGAATTTACTGCTCAACGGCGATTCTGATCACTGCTGATGTGAAGTCTGtggaaaaaatgcaagaaaaattcaatttattagTATTTGCCTAGAGTTAGCCGCATCTTTGTGttcaaatttttttgaataagAACAATCTAAAGGTGATTAATACCGATAGAATTATattcaattgtaaaaaataaaacagctaTTATTCCAATTTTATTTGGATTAGACACtgtaaacaaaatgattgtttaaATCTTTTCCATTTCATCCCATTCTTGCATCTACAATCATCTCAACAATTATCatgtaaaattaacaatttaaaaataagaACACCAACCAGGAAAATTGTGCATAAAGATAAAGAATCTCGGCgaacaattttttctttgaagaaatgGTTTCCAACGCTTTTTGATAATGTTATGTGTACTGCTTGAGTCACAGAACTTCTGAGAATACCTTATTGCGATGTGTATATTCATTTCACTTTAAAATAtcttgtttttgttgttttcaatATTGTATACTGGTAAAAACAACACCTAAACCcaatgaaaatgtatgaatcaCGTTCAATGACCATACCATCGTAATTATTGTTGAAACGTTTCTGTTTCCAAAGTGTTCTTCACACATACTCGGAAACACTTAATCATGTATGCACTACTGTAAATAAAATTCACAAAGTAGATATAAACAGCTGACAATTTTCGTTGTTGGATTGAATCCTGACGCTATCAAATTATATGTAAGTAGTCAAGACAAGTATAGAAGAGAACGTGAAACGGAATAATGTTTGCATAAGCTTTGATAATTCAGAGCAGACATTTTCTGATATCTACCAACAGCAGAATTTAGCCTTATCGAGGAACTGCGTCACATTATACAAATAGCACGTCATTGGCATTGTTTTCTGGAACATCCGCCTCAGTTGTCTCGATAGAATACTGATGATGGTGCATTCGTTTATTAATTCTAAAACGATCGCAACCAACGCTTATTCTCCCACAGTAACAAATAACACCAGCAAACACAAATATATTTATCCGATTCATTCTTCAAGCCATGGACCAATCATCCTTCAGCATAACCTTGTGCCAGACGGATCGACCAGATGAGTAAAGGGGGGCTAAATCGTTTCTTCAAGAGTACCTATATACCGAAGCGAAGAAGAGACTTTACGACGGAATAATGCCGAGCCAGCGTAGACACACAAAGAGCCATCTGCTACACATAACTGCACTTTCGAGCAAGGCTACGCTGAAAGCACGAGCCGGCCACAGCAGATGCAATATAACCACGTACGCAATCCATCGCAACGCAACCAGCCAGCACTCCGAGGTTTGTGattttttgtgaaaaatatgtaaaatgcgCGATGCACACAAACCAACCTTGAACGTTCGTCGCTCACTGTAAGACTACTTCTCGTCCACTAGTTGTCGATACGTCAAGATTCAAAAAGATCCAACTGTACAGGCGCAATAGATCGACCGTGTTAAGTCGCAATGGTTATATCACTTCACTTCCTAGTTCCAATATGTACTTCAGTCTTTTGTGAGTGTATCAATTGATACACAGGGTTTCTTCTTATTAAGCTTTTTTCTCCTTTCGAATAGTCACACGCGACCTCGAACGGAAACAAAAACCGCTCTAATCGTTCGCGACTGGTTTGGACGAATACTGTTCAGCTACTGAACGACTCTTGGCTGGCTCGCGTTGGCTGGCCCGAACTGAGAATGCGGGACGTCGCGATTCACTGTGCACGGCACGGGTTGTACGTACAAGCAGCAGACGACGACATCAGACAAGGTTTGTGCGCACCAACACCTACattggaaaagcaaaaaaagaacATACCTATAAGTATTTCAAAGAGAATTGGCGACCAGACAACAAGGGATTGAATGTGTGCGGTATCACAAAATACTTGTGCATGGCAGGCGGATTCCATTCGAGCATCAAAACCTCCTATAAACATTCTGGTCTGCTTTGGGGATGTCCACAAAAGATGAGTCAATGTGCTGCTGCGGTATACTGCGAAATTGTGACTCATTCACTGCAGTTgggagaaaaaacaggaaactGCTTTTTTCGTTTTCGAAGAACAGTTAAGTGGCTGCTATCTTTCAGACCTGCCTGGGACGGATTAGAggaattttttatcaaaatatttAATAGATAGGGACACATTAAAACACACTTCCAGTAATTGGGGGTTAGATCATAAGCAAGTGAATGCTCCACTTACCAGAAATTTGTTCGAAGCCAACCTACCCCATGAGGTGCCCTAATTCCGTGCACCTAGCATTAAATCAACAATCTTTCAACAAAACATACACATATCCATCAACAATGTTTGATAGCTTGAAAGAGTACCTTCAAACAGTTTTTTCGAACTTATTATACATGTTTTTTtaggaaaccgccaattttagaCCAAGTGCAAGGAATTAGGTGCCGCACGGCACTAGGGCTCCTCATATctagaaattttttaaaattatcgtacagTTTGGGTCGAATGATCCCAGAGATTTACAAAATTCGAAAACGGACATGAATGAACTTTACTTATGAGTGAGTAGATATTCTAAAAATCTCAGGTCGCCGTATTTTCCCAGAAACATCCCTCCTAACCTCCTAACATCGTGAGGAGCGTAGCGAAAACTCCCACCAGATGacttagaaactatttttaaaatgctcCGTCGTTAGTAGTTTGTTCTACAGTCATAACTCAGAAACGAAAAATTACCCTATCCtaaaaaatttaacaattaGCAATTTACggatttttttagattttccatcAATTGGAGCATGGTTAATGAAACTGTTCTTTAGAGTTTTCCACAACCGTCTATCTTACACTCTTTCGAACCTTATTCGAGCCGCTGTGCTGCATGTTGGGAACACGGTTCAAAAAGTTGCGGTAGTTAGAAGCATGTTGTGGTCAAAGACAATGCcttggatataaacgtccttaagaacttaacccttctttattgacagacttcgcagccggttaataccaggacaattacagggctagtcTAGATCCTACTGGCTCTGTAGCAGCCCCGctcagtcaagattcgaacatgcgttGACTGAATTGTCAGACCAGCAACGTACCCCGAAATTAATCTGGCGGGCACATATTGTGGTCAAGAACTTGCAAATAACACAGAAGAAATAAAGGATCGGAACAATTTGCAAAACCTATGCTGGCAAAATAATGGCTTCGATTGAAAGCTCAGAACAAAAAACTGAAGATCGCAGATTTCAATAGCAAAAATTGTGGTAAACTTCAACCTGGAGCACTGCAACAACTTGGAGCCTTGTAAAAATCTATGTCTGCTGCACTCCAGTATAAAAGGGTGCACCACACCCTCCCTTCAAAGGGAAGTGAGATGGACTGAACACGTCGTAAAGATGTCGGACTACAGACCAGATCAcgaatatttttaatgtttttgctatcataaaaatttttgaGCCTCAGTACAATATTTTCCCGGAAAaactaaatgaaaattttcgaaGAAAACTCTTCTTAAATGATATTATggaccctattctgtaagtcacttCGAGCAAATTGACCttactcagtcactgtcgagtacGGGGAAAACGGGCATCATAGCGGCTCAAGACACGACCAAAATACAGGCTTCCTTTTGggatttttgctcagtagatgctcatttgattacagcgcctcaacgaaacagaattcgaacaaagtgtgtaaaaggcaattgcagagttaattattatctacaatattgtt is part of the Sabethes cyaneus chromosome 2, idSabCyanKW18_F2, whole genome shotgun sequence genome and harbors:
- the LOC128734247 gene encoding eukaryotic translation initiation factor 4 gamma 2, which encodes MYAQLCKRIEKELEIDIDKTKSNTFLQILLNVCRDKFENRVQYSEKIINSELALTDDLEEKKNVAKQKILGNVKFIGELYKLDMLGEPHLHKMLRSLFTNKSGATTEKNCEDMECLAQLIKTCGKNLDTELGKQLMDQYFDRMEQYSLSSKFPPRIRFLLRDLIELRKNNWTPRKVARVEGPAPIQELTNEDDLVLRPPFGMRGRDYRNQERGDQRDWISKFSLNPLNFNDSFNLLSASSPSSLIPPTYSSSQNGYSNRDHRDNGNGGGGGGGNYRMHNNRGGGGQNQHSNYHGNAGNNNMRYNKHNNHHGNRDGRDGGGQNHHHQNSGGPNSHNSSYQNNRDGIMNSNKDLAPRFKRNLMTPQNTVEDLQMRPTPNSLLFKTQNMNLKTQLPISQTPSMQSSKSAYSSSQLGDFPSPLTTRTLLSEQRAAATGNSAFGANASSNNGISYNQSSLPLGNSYGTNTLGVSNLGANSAAGGLGNSNSTSQQNAPRNLSPGMSNQQSTLGRGNANNHQSQSGSQLASGSIAASVNTPINNILQKDQVIIKQASAEKAEKKSKKDKGPNKEEFMKKVSMFAAEVLLDNLKRQIDEDRHQQSQDSKPIENGGAVQAVVVEVVDKTPNPDTVNEADLKEKYDDKSSEKVDIGSETMKSEDEEKQTTTIPTESLMDALVREFSELKVPEKFMRDSVSKIVNEVLDKSDPFHEKIIEFLQRLRKQNKLSNGAMLESFKSLINSMNEKEKTIPKITTIVASLLSRAVTAKLCKLSDISNYTDNGQHYPLFLLVLQQLHKQLGKQKLHEMFTQSKVNLMSSLPESDRTKDRMAEILEDRNLSFLYPLLRVQAELWKQIQADANPQQFYKWIKENVETSCYTDPGFITAVMTVLLKYITQESSKCTDDKQPVEKEKEILKKYCPVLNAFLHGNNDLQLIAIYAMQVYWYSIDFPKGILLRWFREFYELSVIEEDAFLRYKEDVTDMYPGKGKALFQVNQWLTWLAEAEDEDEEDDE